The following coding sequences are from one bacterium window:
- a CDS encoding PilN domain-containing protein, with translation MAVRINLLSPELLAKKEARRRNIMSALVFVVVLGIIAVIYIERTFVVNSLKGEIKQMDRRMDDLKNVLAEIESLKKEDAMIKRRIDIISQLIKDRLAWAHILDEMSNAIPSDLWLTESINTSGNNIELTGVALDNFAIANLMVNLEGNDYFSDVELIDIKRDEINEREVKDFQLRFGFKI, from the coding sequence ATGGCTGTTCGGATTAATCTATTAAGCCCGGAACTTTTAGCCAAGAAAGAGGCCAGGCGAAGAAATATTATGTCTGCCCTCGTGTTTGTGGTGGTGCTGGGTATTATAGCGGTCATTTATATAGAAAGGACATTTGTGGTCAATAGCTTGAAGGGTGAAATAAAGCAGATGGATAGACGTATGGATGACCTTAAGAACGTTCTGGCTGAAATAGAGAGCTTAAAAAAAGAAGATGCGATGATCAAGAGGCGGATAGATATTATAAGTCAATTGATTAAAGACCGACTGGCCTGGGCGCATATCTTAGATGAGATGAGTAATGCTATCCCGTCTGATCTATGGTTGACGGAGTCCATAAATACCAGCGGAAATAATATCGAATTGACGGGAGTAGCCCTGGATAATTTTGCTATTGCTAATCTGATGGTTAACCTGGAGGGTAACGATTATTTTAGCGATGTAGAGCTGATTGATATTAAGAGAGATGAAATAAATGAGAGGGAGGTAAAGGATTTCCAGCTCAGATTCGGCTTTAAGATTTAA
- a CDS encoding FlgD immunoglobulin-like domain containing protein, whose amino-acid sequence MKARLIGILLIVLGIVISFSEISKAAPLPPTNLTASNNEGPIDLTWDAVSGILISYEIYRDTSSTVTTSSLLIGDITPPEGTDPIAYTDTNTVDGTTYYYAVRAVENFPFYDPSALSDTASATANFPPSAPTNLTATLVNRGINLAWNPVTGMVYNVYRNIFPGITKSSPRIVIQTSATSYRDTAVSNGQTYYYAVTAVDPGDLTESDVSNEASATSIFNPPSNLAAVNNLGPIDLSWSATTGFGTITYNVYRNTALDFATSSRIRTGEINTFWTDSGTVDGTLYYYWVSGVDSADGLESPPSTEAWAVSNWPPPAPTGVTAATVGRAVYIDWNTVSGMVYNVYRATSAGVNKSSPRVADEISETEFLDTTVTVGQTYYYVVTSVDPADPDPLARESDISSEVSATSIFTPPSNLSAANAKGPISLSWTGTSGLGTITYNVYRSDTSSAAASSRIASGVTGTTYLDEGTLDGVTYYYWVSAVDSFDGLESNASGMAQATALYPPPTPSGLEATDKDSQGRPLSRRVRLIWEGVTREGEVVTYRVYRHTSSPVPVDLAHRVAQQLQNPSYIDNPPADETPYFYVVTSFTSYRGESDPSNWVGGMSHFIPPSNLEAENDRGQINLTWEKTSGQGGMVTYNVYRSTSIGVTPDPVNLVKSSLWGTTWSDGNTEDQVTYYYIVTAVDSADGAESPSSNEASAKAVYPASPTAPSDLATKTEKRQIVLTWTASQLQGGSEGPVTYRVYRSRTRPVEVNDTNLLVQGLTTTTYTDFDVENKTIYWYVVTAVDESSSLVSKPGGPVMGISFFEPPSKLKATNQTGEGEEGQIKLEWTKTEGIGLVTYNVYRSSPRVPTPILKVSGLMNPQWTDIDTANNARYCYQVTAVDSFDNLESDPSNLSCATSYHKQSVSNITVYPSIIDYETNGPAGEPNQLEYTTITLDVNAGPTDSDGNISTVKKLIIKITDVGITAAPTAAVFQMYNLSTGTYDLNWDGEWTELEAGECSPIKHNSVYGVTACVVNHNDAESLQIETGPIIGVDVVHVQGGVKIIYQEVGDMPPAHVPPFKFEYRLTKDAYVTFRFYDTNNTAENLGDDILVKTIVHETPRPGELASRDFKNIDIWDGKGDEGRIVPNGIYRVAIDAIERRFNPGTDMAYGWTGVNTTVAVDILRILDLDVTGISADNPLAEIRYILSGSGFAEGGTGGGMEVTLNIYEPGTTVDVDGNATGGVMVKSFTFYQNQGQNFIVWNGLDEDNVLLPNGNYVFTISAKDTYGNLALDREGNDGPLHGTIPVDRTPDQEPPDVTSPVVVSTEPANGEVINFTISEVLAQLSDEVGGSGLNLAKSSLTLTGPDGQPVTGIQSNNGIDTIRLRFNEQTDTGLYTLKVIAVDNAGNESKAKIVTFTLTDEFIPPSALTGLALEGGYIQLSWTSAVGQGEITYRIYRALTSSEVVKASNLVDSGITITTWTDGKIEGGVKYYYAVTAVDASEQESEPSATVSVMAPFPPAIPTPFNLKAEALAEGPIKLSWEISADTPGVLTYNIYRSTSVIDELDTDNLVASGVQATEWTDYQTVNNGTYFYRVAVIDPISEEIGYPSNLAFAKSYYPQAVNLSIKNPIIDYESNGVPTFAVIMLDVINGPAKKVEITITDTLGDEVADKMEVYNVTQSRAKDVTTLEPMNHIRNYQWYNYKSAWDETKSPLVYINGIQTTKSYQIYPQFGYVRFDEPNQSADVVAITGLTYYEGAATWDGTWDEGVGIKHNSTYKVEAKVTNYNDEVSEIYSVDNYIMVDVVHVQKVELEYQQVGDIMEAHVPPYTITYALTKNARTTIEIRNKETEETVKTIIHKTPRLGEYLNRDRTNSDVWDGKDDSGRIVPNGVYGFTIRAEWKDPADPYLDMGEWVSAEGIAVDLLRILDVTVSGITPTSCKSEIKYTLTGSGFGGGGTSGGMEVTIKIYTPGTTISSEGVVSGGELVKTISGFRNLGGNTETWDGRNEKGDFLPAGIYVFTIEAKDGYGNKALDAEGNDRPMHGNIPVDRKLEIVGLSVQDIGEGNPQAKFTYTLAGSGLELSGDEITVIINIYDSAAVIHTDGSVTGGRLIRNLTFTHGLGEQIDIWDGRDGSGVSVNNGTYLFTITAVAPGGNLKDWKQGEIMVEREPAEIQISNLSVKGISGQSDLAEITYTLEVKGLYIVGDEIKVDIDIYEPGTTIGADGIATGGVLVRSLSFDRGVGPQTDQWNGLDNTGKRVANGLYPFTIKAAVQGVETWTKGSISIYWEGPEGPADTTDPVIVYTIPAEGATLTAYISEVSAYLQDEPGGSGIDLKASSISLRDSKGNLISGTKETDSAGTITFRPYSEQSTPGKYTMEVTAVDKAGNQETKAVQFTLSEEAVSVRGLQEVYAYPNPAKKQSKVYIHYELPSPARVTVKIFTLMGDLVREMEVGEQGAGEYSQAWNLENDEGDLVSSGAYIYTIEATGMDMVKGKMVIIR is encoded by the coding sequence ATGAAGGCAAGATTGATAGGCATACTTTTAATTGTCTTGGGAATAGTAATCTCATTTTCTGAAATATCCAAGGCAGCTCCACTTCCACCCACAAACCTGACCGCCTCTAATAATGAGGGGCCAATTGACTTAACCTGGGACGCCGTGAGTGGGATTCTAATCAGTTATGAAATTTATCGGGATACTTCTTCGACCGTTACTACCAGTTCTCTTTTAATAGGGGATATTACTCCACCAGAGGGGACTGATCCTATCGCTTATACTGATACTAACACCGTGGATGGAACAACTTATTACTATGCGGTTAGGGCGGTTGAGAACTTTCCTTTTTATGACCCAAGTGCCCTCTCTGACACGGCTTCGGCCACCGCTAATTTTCCTCCCTCTGCTCCCACGAATCTAACGGCTACCCTGGTCAATCGGGGTATAAATTTAGCTTGGAACCCTGTGACAGGGATGGTGTATAATGTCTATCGTAATATCTTTCCTGGTATAACTAAATCGTCTCCCCGGATAGTTATCCAGACTTCTGCCACATCTTACCGGGATACGGCCGTCAGTAATGGCCAAACTTATTACTATGCGGTTACGGCGGTGGATCCGGGCGATCTTACCGAGAGTGATGTTTCTAATGAAGCTTCGGCCACCTCTATCTTTAACCCTCCTTCTAATCTTGCGGCTGTTAACAACCTGGGGCCGATTGATTTAAGTTGGTCAGCTACCACAGGATTTGGGACGATCACCTATAATGTCTATCGAAATACGGCCCTTGATTTTGCTACCAGCAGCAGGATAAGAACCGGCGAGATAAATACCTTCTGGACTGACAGTGGCACGGTTGATGGTACCCTGTATTATTATTGGGTAAGTGGGGTTGATTCTGCCGATGGACTGGAGAGTCCCCCTTCGACCGAGGCCTGGGCTGTTTCCAACTGGCCTCCACCGGCGCCGACCGGTGTTACCGCAGCGACGGTCGGAAGGGCCGTATATATTGATTGGAATACAGTTTCTGGGATGGTTTATAATGTTTATCGGGCCACTTCTGCCGGGGTAAACAAGTCGTCTCCCAGAGTAGCGGATGAGATTTCAGAAACCGAGTTTCTGGATACAACCGTCACCGTTGGTCAGACCTATTATTATGTAGTTACTTCAGTAGATCCAGCCGACCCGGATCCTCTGGCCAGAGAAAGTGATATCTCAAGTGAGGTTTCAGCCACTTCCATCTTTACCCCCCCTTCAAACCTGAGTGCCGCCAATGCTAAAGGCCCTATCAGCTTAAGTTGGACGGGCACTTCGGGTTTAGGCACGATAACTTATAATGTCTATCGGAGCGATACCTCGAGCGCTGCCGCGTCTTCCCGCATAGCTTCGGGAGTAACGGGGACAACCTACCTGGATGAGGGGACGCTCGACGGGGTTACTTATTATTACTGGGTTAGTGCGGTTGACTCTTTTGATGGCCTGGAGAGCAATGCAAGTGGAATGGCCCAGGCCACGGCCCTTTATCCACCGCCTACTCCCTCTGGTTTAGAAGCCACCGATAAGGACAGCCAGGGAAGGCCGCTAAGCCGCCGGGTAAGGCTTATTTGGGAGGGGGTAACCCGTGAGGGGGAAGTAGTTACTTATCGAGTCTATCGTCATACCTCATCTCCTGTTCCCGTAGACTTGGCTCATCGGGTGGCCCAGCAGCTTCAGAATCCAAGCTACATTGATAATCCTCCGGCCGATGAAACTCCTTACTTTTATGTGGTTACTTCTTTTACCTCTTACCGGGGCGAAAGTGATCCTTCTAATTGGGTTGGGGGGATGAGTCATTTTATACCCCCCAGCAATCTGGAAGCCGAGAATGATAGAGGGCAGATAAATCTTACTTGGGAGAAAACCAGCGGACAGGGGGGAATGGTTACCTATAATGTCTATCGGAGCACCTCCATTGGGGTGACGCCTGATCCGGTTAACCTGGTAAAGAGTAGTTTGTGGGGGACTACTTGGTCTGATGGCAATACCGAGGATCAGGTGACATATTACTATATTGTTACAGCGGTGGATTCGGCTGATGGGGCAGAAAGTCCTTCTTCTAACGAAGCTTCGGCTAAGGCTGTCTATCCGGCTTCACCCACGGCCCCTTCTGATCTGGCCACTAAGACGGAAAAGAGGCAGATAGTTCTTACCTGGACTGCCTCTCAGCTTCAGGGGGGAAGCGAGGGGCCGGTTACTTATCGTGTTTATCGAAGTCGGACCAGGCCGGTGGAGGTCAATGACACTAATCTCTTAGTTCAAGGCTTAACTACTACTACCTACACTGATTTTGATGTAGAGAATAAAACTATATACTGGTATGTGGTCACAGCCGTGGATGAAAGTTCCTCTCTGGTAAGTAAACCTGGCGGACCGGTGATGGGCATCTCCTTTTTCGAGCCTCCCTCTAAACTTAAGGCCACCAATCAGACCGGCGAAGGCGAAGAGGGGCAGATTAAATTAGAGTGGACCAAAACAGAAGGGATTGGCCTGGTTACCTACAATGTTTATCGGAGTTCGCCACGTGTCCCTACCCCTATCTTGAAGGTATCCGGCCTGATGAATCCCCAATGGACGGATATTGATACGGCCAATAATGCCCGATATTGTTATCAAGTTACGGCGGTTGACTCCTTTGACAATTTAGAGAGCGATCCATCTAATCTCTCCTGTGCTACCTCCTACCATAAACAATCCGTCAGTAATATCACTGTCTATCCGTCCATCATTGATTATGAAACCAACGGTCCGGCGGGTGAGCCTAATCAACTGGAATATACGACCATTACGCTTGATGTCAATGCTGGCCCGACCGATTCTGACGGAAATATAAGCACCGTTAAGAAACTGATTATCAAGATCACTGATGTAGGCATAACGGCTGCTCCCACGGCGGCTGTTTTTCAGATGTACAATCTGTCTACCGGGACGTATGATCTTAACTGGGATGGGGAATGGACTGAACTGGAGGCCGGCGAGTGCAGTCCGATAAAACATAATAGTGTTTACGGCGTTACGGCTTGCGTGGTTAATCATAACGATGCTGAGTCGCTCCAGATAGAGACCGGTCCGATTATTGGGGTTGATGTGGTCCATGTGCAGGGTGGTGTGAAAATCATCTATCAAGAGGTGGGAGACATGCCCCCGGCCCATGTGCCGCCTTTCAAGTTTGAGTATCGTTTGACGAAAGATGCTTATGTCACCTTCCGATTTTATGACACTAATAATACGGCCGAGAACCTGGGAGATGACATCTTGGTAAAGACCATTGTTCACGAGACCCCTCGGCCAGGAGAGCTGGCCAGCCGTGATTTCAAGAACATAGATATCTGGGATGGCAAGGGTGATGAGGGCCGGATAGTGCCTAATGGTATTTATCGGGTGGCCATTGATGCCATTGAGCGGCGATTTAATCCTGGTACGGATATGGCTTATGGCTGGACTGGCGTCAATACTACGGTGGCGGTTGATATCCTTCGGATTCTGGACTTAGATGTGACCGGGATCAGTGCGGATAACCCCCTGGCCGAAATAAGATATATCCTCAGCGGTTCCGGCTTTGCCGAAGGGGGAACCGGTGGGGGGATGGAGGTTACTCTTAATATTTACGAACCAGGGACGACCGTAGATGTAGATGGTAATGCCACCGGTGGGGTCATGGTCAAGTCCTTCACCTTTTATCAGAATCAGGGACAAAATTTCATTGTCTGGAATGGATTAGATGAGGATAATGTCCTGCTCCCTAATGGGAACTATGTCTTTACCATCTCGGCTAAGGATACTTACGGGAATTTAGCCCTGGATAGAGAGGGCAATGATGGGCCTCTGCATGGGACTATTCCGGTTGATCGAACCCCGGACCAGGAACCACCTGATGTTACCAGCCCGGTAGTCGTTTCTACTGAGCCGGCCAACGGAGAGGTGATTAATTTTACTATCTCTGAGGTTTTGGCTCAACTAAGTGATGAAGTTGGCGGCTCCGGGCTTAATCTGGCCAAATCAAGCCTTACCCTGACCGGGCCTGATGGTCAGCCGGTAACAGGGATTCAATCCAACAATGGGATTGATACTATTCGTCTCAGATTTAATGAACAGACGGATACGGGACTTTATACCCTCAAGGTCATTGCGGTGGATAATGCGGGCAACGAAAGTAAGGCTAAGATAGTTACCTTTACCCTGACGGATGAATTTATTCCACCTTCTGCCTTGACAGGTCTGGCCTTGGAAGGCGGTTATATTCAGTTAAGCTGGACTTCGGCGGTGGGACAGGGAGAAATAACCTACCGGATTTATCGGGCCTTAACCTCCTCAGAGGTAGTTAAGGCATCGAATCTGGTAGATTCAGGTATTACTATCACTACCTGGACAGATGGCAAGATAGAAGGCGGAGTCAAATATTATTACGCGGTGACGGCGGTGGATGCCAGTGAGCAGGAGAGTGAACCATCCGCGACGGTATCGGTAATGGCGCCTTTCCCGCCGGCCATACCGACCCCCTTTAATCTTAAGGCTGAAGCCTTGGCCGAAGGCCCGATTAAACTCAGTTGGGAGATTTCGGCTGATACGCCTGGTGTGCTCACTTATAATATTTATCGGTCCACCTCGGTCATAGATGAGCTTGATACGGATAACTTAGTGGCCAGTGGAGTTCAGGCTACGGAATGGACTGATTATCAAACAGTTAATAATGGCACCTATTTTTATCGGGTGGCTGTTATTGATCCCATTTCAGAGGAGATCGGTTATCCGTCTAATTTAGCTTTTGCTAAGTCCTATTATCCCCAGGCCGTTAATCTTTCCATCAAGAATCCGATCATAGATTACGAATCCAACGGGGTGCCGACCTTTGCCGTTATTATGCTGGATGTGATTAATGGGCCGGCCAAGAAGGTGGAGATTACTATTACTGATACCCTGGGTGATGAGGTAGCGGATAAGATGGAAGTGTATAATGTGACTCAGAGCCGGGCTAAGGATGTGACTACGCTTGAACCGATGAATCACATTAGGAATTATCAGTGGTATAATTATAAATCGGCCTGGGATGAGACCAAATCACCTTTAGTGTATATCAATGGAATACAGACCACTAAATCCTACCAGATTTATCCCCAATTCGGCTACGTCCGGTTTGACGAGCCTAATCAGTCGGCTGATGTGGTGGCGATAACTGGACTTACCTATTACGAAGGCGCAGCCACCTGGGATGGGACCTGGGATGAGGGGGTAGGGATAAAGCATAATTCTACCTACAAAGTTGAGGCCAAGGTGACTAATTACAACGATGAGGTTTCAGAGATATATTCGGTTGATAACTATATCATGGTGGATGTGGTTCATGTCCAGAAAGTGGAGCTGGAATATCAGCAGGTGGGAGATATAATGGAGGCACATGTGCCGCCTTATACCATTACCTATGCCCTGACCAAAAACGCCCGGACTACCATAGAGATTCGGAATAAAGAGACTGAAGAGACGGTCAAGACTATTATCCATAAGACACCGCGTTTAGGGGAGTATCTGAATAGGGATAGGACAAATAGTGATGTCTGGGATGGCAAGGATGATTCGGGACGAATAGTGCCTAATGGTGTTTATGGGTTTACCATCAGGGCCGAGTGGAAAGACCCTGCCGACCCTTATCTGGATATGGGCGAGTGGGTGAGCGCCGAAGGTATCGCGGTTGATCTACTCCGCATCTTAGATGTTACTGTTTCAGGTATTACACCTACCAGTTGTAAATCAGAGATAAAGTATACCCTGACCGGCTCAGGTTTTGGTGGTGGCGGAACCAGTGGCGGGATGGAGGTGACCATAAAGATCTATACCCCGGGCACAACTATTTCTTCGGAAGGTGTGGTGAGCGGCGGAGAGCTGGTTAAGACCATAAGCGGCTTCAGGAATCTGGGCGGCAACACGGAGACCTGGGATGGACGCAATGAAAAAGGGGATTTCCTCCCGGCCGGGATATACGTCTTTACCATAGAGGCCAAAGATGGTTATGGTAATAAGGCCCTTGATGCCGAAGGAAATGACCGTCCCATGCATGGCAATATCCCGGTGGATCGGAAATTGGAGATTGTGGGACTATCTGTCCAGGATATTGGAGAAGGTAATCCACAGGCTAAGTTCACTTATACCCTGGCCGGTTCCGGATTAGAGCTTTCCGGAGATGAAATAACGGTAATTATTAACATTTATGATTCGGCAGCCGTTATCCATACTGACGGGAGTGTTACCGGGGGGAGATTAATCAGAAACCTGACTTTCACGCACGGTCTTGGGGAGCAGATTGATATCTGGGATGGCCGAGATGGGTCAGGAGTTTCGGTTAATAATGGTACTTATCTCTTTACTATTACGGCCGTGGCCCCTGGAGGAAATTTGAAAGATTGGAAACAGGGTGAAATTATGGTGGAGCGGGAGCCGGCAGAGATTCAGATATCAAATCTCTCGGTGAAAGGAATTTCCGGCCAGAGTGATCTGGCTGAGATAACCTATACCTTAGAGGTGAAGGGATTGTATATTGTCGGGGATGAAATAAAGGTGGATATTGATATCTATGAGCCGGGGACGACCATCGGGGCTGATGGAATCGCCACGGGTGGAGTCTTAGTCAGGTCTCTTAGCTTTGACCGCGGGGTTGGGCCTCAGACCGATCAATGGAATGGCCTGGATAATACAGGTAAACGAGTGGCTAACGGTCTCTATCCTTTTACCATTAAGGCGGCCGTTCAGGGAGTGGAGACATGGACCAAGGGTTCTATTTCTATCTACTGGGAAGGGCCTGAGGGACCGGCTGACACCACTGATCCGGTGATTGTTTATACCATTCCGGCTGAGGGGGCCACTTTGACTGCTTATATCTCAGAGGTTTCGGCTTATTTGCAGGATGAACCAGGCGGGTCAGGGATTGATCTTAAGGCCTCCAGCATTTCTCTGCGTGATTCAAAGGGGAATTTGATTAGCGGGACTAAAGAAACAGATTCAGCCGGAACAATCACCTTTCGTCCTTACAGTGAGCAGAGCACCCCTGGTAAATATACTATGGAGGTGACGGCCGTAGATAAAGCGGGTAATCAGGAAACAAAGGCGGTTCAATTTACCTTGAGTGAGGAGGCGGTGAGTGTGCGGGGCTTGCAGGAGGTGTATGCTTACCCCAATCCGGCTAAAAAGCAGTCAAAGGTTTATATCCATTATGAGTTGCCTTCTCCGGCCAGAGTGACCGTCAAGATCTTTACCCTGATGGGTGATCTGGTGAGAGAGATGGAAGTCGGAGAGCAGGGGGCCGGCGAGTATTCTCAGGCGTGGAATCTGGAAAATGATGAGGGAGACCTGGTAAGCTCGGGAGCTTATATCTACACGATTGAAGCTACCGGTATGGATATGGTGAAAGGGAAGATGGTCATTATCCGGTAG
- the pilM gene encoding type IV pilus assembly protein PilM, with product MLFGLGGGKTAVGLDISSDTVKAVQLRQTRRGISLANLGMSKLSPSPIPDEVSEARTDLTAKAIKRVLGQSKIRTKSVYTSVGGTSVVVRYIVLPYMTQKELRGVIRFEAEGYIPFDVRQVVLDCEILREFVERGEKKIEVLLVAAKEEIIGQHMEIMKRANLKPQSINVDTLAVEDSWELSGSSGIKEENEIIALIDIGARVTNINIIERKRSSFNRDVLVGGNDFTKSIAEELGLNFQAAEALKEEQGRISMEGEAEARAIEGDRTSRVNEAIGTIATKLLGELDRSFAYYYAHTQIHKKTVNRVVLNGGSSRLPNLDRFLSNGLGIPVEINNPFKRIHIDTAGVDLKYISKVAPAFAVSAGLALRGLVGYEKA from the coding sequence ATGTTATTTGGTCTTGGTGGTGGAAAAACAGCCGTCGGCCTGGATATAAGCAGTGATACAGTCAAGGCGGTTCAACTAAGGCAAACCAGGCGCGGGATTTCGCTGGCTAATCTGGGTATGAGCAAACTATCTCCCAGCCCTATTCCCGACGAGGTTTCCGAAGCCAGGACAGATCTGACCGCCAAGGCCATCAAGAGGGTCCTGGGGCAAAGCAAGATAAGAACTAAAAGCGTTTATACCTCAGTCGGAGGGACCTCGGTAGTGGTTAGATATATTGTCCTTCCCTATATGACTCAAAAGGAACTCAGGGGTGTAATTCGGTTTGAGGCGGAGGGGTATATTCCCTTTGATGTTCGGCAGGTAGTGCTGGATTGTGAGATACTGCGTGAATTTGTGGAAAGAGGGGAAAAGAAGATTGAGGTCCTCCTGGTAGCGGCCAAGGAAGAAATCATTGGCCAACATATGGAGATTATGAAGAGGGCTAATTTAAAACCCCAGTCTATTAATGTTGATACCTTAGCCGTAGAAGATTCCTGGGAACTTTCTGGCAGCAGCGGGATAAAAGAAGAAAATGAAATTATTGCCTTGATTGATATTGGGGCCAGGGTAACCAATATTAATATTATTGAACGCAAAAGATCATCTTTTAATCGGGATGTTCTGGTCGGAGGAAATGATTTCACCAAGTCTATTGCTGAGGAGTTAGGGTTAAATTTCCAGGCAGCCGAGGCATTGAAGGAAGAACAGGGACGTATATCTATGGAAGGCGAAGCAGAAGCAAGAGCTATCGAGGGGGACCGGACTTCCAGAGTTAACGAGGCTATCGGGACCATAGCTACCAAGCTGTTAGGAGAATTAGATAGATCTTTTGCCTATTATTATGCCCATACCCAGATACATAAAAAGACGGTTAACCGGGTGGTGCTTAATGGCGGTTCGAGCCGCCTGCCTAACCTGGATCGCTTTTTATCTAATGGGTTAGGGATACCGGTGGAAATAAATAATCCTTTTAAAAGGATCCATATCGATACGGCCGGCGTTGATCTAAAGTATATTAGCAAGGTGGCGCCGGCTTTTGCCGTCAGCGCTGGTTTGGCCCTGAGAGGGTTGGTGGGATACGAAAAAGCATAA